One region of Phragmites australis chromosome 18, lpPhrAust1.1, whole genome shotgun sequence genomic DNA includes:
- the LOC133898378 gene encoding uncharacterized protein LOC133898378, translated as MPDFISWFKRKGQRDASMCAELRQVADGFAYRVRSFSGYDVNGYRFRTTSYEQSRPNRRTTSSGVFTPGVDEVEYYGRIEEIYELKFHGSKPFNPVIFKCHWFDPEVTRRTYCNLGLVEIRQDSVLPGDDVYIVAQQATQVYYLPYACQTIRHLKGWDIVHRVSPHGKVPVPNDEDYNLDPNTYDGEFFQEEGLEGRFEIDLTEAIGMEVDNETVIEEDVGDEVQNVKDLQMLERLHLDNDNGNIAHSDSVDYFDMIDSDDETYDPANPDHEDYF; from the exons atgcccgatttcatttcttggttcaaacggaag ggccagagggatgcgtctatgtgtgccgagttgagacaggttgccgatggctttgcctatagggtcaggtcattttctggttatgacgtgaatggatatcgctttcgcacaacaagctacgagcagagtcggcccaatcgaagaaccacaagttccggagtttttacgcccggcgttgatgaggtcgagtattatggaagaattgaagaaatatacgaactcaagtttcatggttccaaaccttttaatcccgtcatatttaaatgccattggtttgatcctgaagtaacgagacggacatattgtaatcttgggctagtcgaaattcgacaggattccgtcttaccaggagacgatgtctatattgtggcccaacaggccacgcaagtttattatctcccatatgcgtgtcaaaccataaggcatcttaagggttgggatattgtgcacagggtatcgccacacggtaaagtgcctgtcccaaacgatgaagattacaacttagacccaaacacatatgacggagagttctttcaagaagagggactagaagggaggtttgagatagacttaaccgaagcgatcggaatggaagtagacaatgaaacggttattgaagaggacgttggagatgaggtgcaaaatgtgaaggacttacaaatgcttgagcgattacatttagacaatgacaatggcaacattgctcattcggatagtgttgattatttcgacatgattgatagtgatgatgagacttatgatccagctaatcccgatcatgaagattatttctaa